GGATTGGGCAGGGAATCGAATTCGATTACGCAACCGTCCATTCCGTCAAAGCCATCAAGGAAGCGGGTTACGAGGCCATCATCGTCAATAACAATCCTGAAACGGTCTCTACCGATTTCAGCATCTCGGATAAACTGTACTTTGAACCATTAACCATCGAGGATGTCATGAACATTATCAATCTTGAAAAACCGGTTGGAGCGGTCGTTCAATTCGGCGGGCAAACTGCGATAAACCTAGCTTCAAAGCTTGTTGACAGGGGAGTTAAAATTCTCGGAACAAGCCTAGAGGACCTAGATCGAGCAGAGGACCGCGACAAGTTTGAGCATGCACTATCCGACCTCCAAATCCCTCTTCCAAAGGGAAGCACAGCGAAATCAGTGGAAGAAGCAGCGTTGATTGCATCGGAAATTGGCTACCCAGTCCTTGTAAGACCATCCTATGTACTCGGCGGCAGGGCAATGGAGATTGTCTATAAGGAAGAAGAGCTCCTGCACTATATGAAAAACGCAGTGAAAGTCAATCCGGAATATCCTGTGCTGATCGATCGTTATCTGACTGGAAAAGAAGTGGAGGTCGATGCAATTTCCGATGGTGAGAACGTATTGATCCCGGGAATAATGGAGCATATCGAAAGAGCAGGTGTCCACTCGGGTGATTCAATCGGTGTGTATCCGCCTCAAAGCCTAAGTGAAGAAGTAAAACAAAAGCTTGTAAACTATACGATTGATCTGGCTAGAGGATTGAACATTGTCGGGCTGCTGAATATACAATATGTCATTGTGAATGAGGAAGTGTATGTGCTCGAAGTCAACCCTCGCTCCAGCCGTACGGTACCATTCCTGAGCAAAATCACGAATGTTCCGATGGCAAAGATTGCTACCAAGGTCATTCTTGGCCAGAGCCTGCCAGAACAAGGCTACGAAACAGGACTTGTTCCAGAGCAGCATGGAGTTTTTGTGAAGGTACCAGTATTCTCGTTTGAAAAATTACGCAGGGTGGACATCACCCTCGGACCGGAAATGAAGTCTACCGGGGAAGTTATGGGTAAAGATACAACACTGGAGAAAGCCCTGTACAAAGGAATGGTTGCAGCTGGTATGAAGTTCAAGGAGTTTGGCACAGTACTCCTCACAGTAGCAGATAAGGATAAAGAAGAAGCTCTGGCACTGGCGAAGAGATTCTCGAACATTGGCTATCAACTAATGGCGACAGAGGGGACAGCCAACTATCTTGAAAATGCCGGCATTAAGGTAAAGACAGTCGGAAAAATCGGTGCTCACGGACCGAACTTGATTGATGTGATCCGCAAGGGTGAGGCACAGATGGTCATCAATACGCTGACAAAAGGCAAGCAGCCAGAACGTGATGGATTTAGGATCCGCCGCGAATCTGTAGAAAATGGTGTACCATGCCTGACATCACTGGATACAGCAAAAGCGATTTTAAGAGTCATTGAATCTATGACATTTTCAGCAGATGCCCTAAAGCCTATGGAGCCAGCCGTAGAAGGTGTTCTCATATGATCAGGCAGGAAAACTGCAAAATAGTGAGCAATAGGCAGATTGCCAAAGACATCTTTGAACTGGTTCTTGAAGGTGAGCTTTCCGCTGAAATGAAACAGGCCGGACAATTCGTCCATGTAAAGGTGGCAGATGGATTTGACCCGCTTTTGCGCAGGCCGATCAGTATCGCTTCAATCAATGAGGGGTCGTACACGATAATTTACCGCAGGCAGGGAAAAGGAACTTCCCTGCTAGCCGGTAAGACAAAAGGCACGACAGTTGATGTACTAGGACCCCTAGGCAATGGTTTCCCAGTAGATGAAGCGAAACAAGGACAGACAGCTATCCTTGTCGGCGGCGGTGTTGGTGTTCCTCCGATGTATGAGCTGGCTAAGCAGCTGGCCCGTGGAGGAGTGAACGTTATAACCATTATCGGATTCCAATCAGCTCAAGATGTTTTTTACGAGAAAGAGCTGGCGGAATTTGGGGAAGTCTATGTGGCCACTGTAGATGGATCATATGGCAGGAAAGGGTTTGTCACTAATGTTCTTGATGTACTATGTCTCAAGGCAGACTTTCTCTTTGCTTGCGGTCCAACACCAATGTTGAGGGCACTTGAAAATAGAAATGATGCACGAAGAACCTATCTGTCACTTGAAGAGCGAATGGGATGCGGTATCGGTGCTTGCTTTGCATGTGTTTGCCATACAAAGGATGATCCACATGGCTTTTCCTATAAAAAGGTCTGCAGTGATGGGCCAGTTTTTCAAGCAGGGGAGGTTGTCATATGAGTTCGCTATCAATCCATCTGCCAGGGTTAAACCTGAAAAATCCAGTCATGCCAGCTTCAGGCTGCTTTGGCTTCGGCAGAGAGTTCGGCCAACTGTACGACTTGAGTCTCTTAGGGGCAATCATGGTAAAAGCTACGACCCCGGAATCGAGATTTGGAAATCCGACCCCGAGGGTTGCCGAGACACCAGGTGGGATGCTTAACGCCATCGGCTTGCAGAATCCAGGTCTCGAGAAGGTCTTCAATGAAGAACTGCCTTGGCTCGAGCAGTTTGATGTGCCAATCATTGCTAACATCGCTGGTTCAACAGAGGATGATTATGTAAAGGTAGCAGAACAACTGTCCAAGGCTCGAAATGTCCATGCGCTTGAATTGAACATTTCTTGTCCAAATGTCAAGACTGGCGGGATCGCATTCGGCACGGATCCCGATATGGCGAAGGCGCTGACCAGAAAGGTAAAAGAAGTGTCTGAAGTGCCTGTATATGTGAAGCTTTCTCCCAATGTATCCGACATTGTCAAGATCGCCAGGGCTGTTGAAGACGGAGGAGCGGATGGGATAACAATGATCAACACATTGCTGGGCATGAGAATTGACCTGGGAACAGCTCGGCCGATCCTTGCGAATAAAACCGGCGGCTTGTCAGGACCTTCCGTGAAGCCAGTCGCCATCAGGATGATTTATGAAGTCAGCCAGCATGTATCCATCCCGATCATCGGAATGGGAGGGATACAGTCAGCAGAAGATGTCATCGAGTTTTTCCTTGCCGGTGCCAGTGCGACAGCGGTCGGAACCCAGAATTTCGTCGATCCTTTTGTATGCCCCAAAATCATTGAAGAATTGCCTGAATGGCTTGCCAAGCTTGGTGCAGACCACATTACAGAACTAACGGGAAGGAGCTGGAAGAAGAATGAAAGACTCGCTTATTATCGCCCTTGATTTCCCGAACAAGGGTAAGGTGCTTGAGTTCCTTGAACCATTTGAAAATGAACAGCTTTTTGTGAAGGTAGGAATGGAGCTTTTTTATGGTGAGGGGCCGTCAATCATTGATGAGTTAAAGAAGCAGAATCATAAAATCTTCCTTGACCTGAAACTCCATGACATCCCTAATACTGTAAAAAGTGCTATGAAGGTGCTCGCAGGTTTGGGGTGCGACTTAGTCAATGTCCATGCCGCAGGGGGTTCGGAAATGATGGCAGCAGCAATCGAAGGACTTGATGCAGGCACTCCTCCAGGTCTTAAGCGTCCAGCTTGCATTGCAGTCACTCAACTGACAAGTACATCAGAAATCCAGGTCAATTCTGAACAGCTCATCAGGGTGTCGTTACAAGAGTCGGTAATGAATTATGCGACATTAGCGAAAAAGTCCGGTCTAGATGGAGTTGTCTGTTCCCCTCATGAAGCAAGGCTCATTCACAGCCAATTGGGTACAGAATTCTTGACAGTCACACCGGGTATCCGCCCGGTGGACAGCAGCTCGCAGGACCAGAAGCGTACGGCAACACCTGAATTTGCAAGAGAGCAAGGGATTTCAGCGATCGTCGTCGGCAGGCCGATTACCCGTGCTGCAAATCCACTTGAAAGCTATCTGAAGATTAAAAATGAATGGAAGGGTGTTTACCAATGAAAAGAGAAATAGCAGAAGCATTGCTGGAAATCGAAGCCGTTAGCCTTCAGCCTGACAATCCATTCACATGGTCTTCGGGAATGAAGTCACCGATCTACTGTGATAACAGACTCACGCTCTCTTATCCAGCTATCCGCAGAAAGGTAGCTGAAGGATTGAAAAGCTTGATTGTTGAGCATTTTCCGGATGCTGAGATAATCGCGGGAACAGCTACAGCCGGAATACCTCATGCTGCCTGGGTCAGCGAACTTCTTGATTTGCCGATGAGCTATGTTCGCTCTAAAGCAAAAGGGCACGGAAAAGGGAATCAAATAGAAGGTAAGGTGACGCAAGGACAAAAGGTCGTGGTTGTTGAAGATTTAATTTCAACCGGAGGCAGTGTTATTGAAGCAGTTGAGGCATTGCGAGAAGCAGGCTGTGAAGTACTTGGTGTTGTGTCAATTTTTACATATGAACTAGAAAAAGGGAAGCAGAAGCTGGATTCAGCAAATATCTCCGCACACTCACTGACTGACTTCACGACTCTTTCTAACCTGGCAGAGGAAAAAGGGCTCATCACGAAAGAAAGTCTTGATAGCCTTGCAGAATGGCGCAAAAATCCATCAGAATGGGGAACCGCCAAAAATATTTGATTGAAAGCAGCCTATTGGCTGCTTTTTGCATTTTAGTAAAATATGGTTAAATTATTAGCAGGGTGTGATAAAATAAAAAAGTGGAATTTTCAGATAATAACGAGGTGCTTATATGAAGAAAATAATCGGGATTATAGCAATCATGGCTGGTTTGAGTCTTTTAACTGCATTTGTGGTTCCGGGTTTAGCAGATATGCTTCAATCCAAAAAGGCTGCAAAACATGTTTTGGAAAATTTAAAAGAACAAAATTACGAAGCAGCGTTTGATGGGATTCATTTTTATGATGCTGCATCTGATTTATCTCCAACCATCCCCTATGAAGAAGCAAAAGAAGTTTGGAGTAAGCGAGTTCAGTCTTTAAAAGAGAAAGGCACTTATCTAGTTGACTATAGAAATCTTTATGTCGAGCTGGATGATACATACCCGATAGGAAGAGTTGATTTGGTGATGATGATCAATGGTAAGGAGAAATATATTAACGATGTATCACTTTGGTTTGGGTTTCAAGACAGAAAGTGGGGACTTGGAAATCTACACGACTTCATAAATACAGATCAAGAGGAAGATTGGCAAAAAGCCCTGAGCGGAAATGTTGCCAAACCTAAAGAATAATAATGAACGGAAGTGTATCCTGGAGTAGGGTACACTTTTTCTATCGGGGTAAATAAAAGAAATAAAGTTTAAGGGGAACCTGTTGGCATACAACTCAATAAGTATGTTTCAATATAATTATAAGCTTTGGGCAATTAGGCTAGGTAATATAAATTTTATATAGTAGGAGGAACAGACTCATGGAACAGGTTATACAGTTGCTGAAAAATATTGATAGCAGTCTCCACTACTATATTGATGAATATGGGGCAGCCATTTATATTATGTTGTTTTTGATTGTCTACTTTAAAACGGCTTTTGTTATCCTGACATTTTTGCCAGGCGATTCAATGGTCTTCGCGAGCGGTACTCTTGCGGCTACCGGAGATTTAGATTTTAAAATCTTGTTTATGCTTTTTACTGCTGCAACTATTTTGGGTGACAGCCAGAATTTCTTCATCGGTAAACAGCTTGGGAAGTTAAAATCCGAAAACCATTTTCTAAACCGCTTAACCTCAGATAAATCGATCGGCAAGGCGAGAGATTTCCTATCTGATTATGGCAGGGTGGCCATTACCGCTTCAAGATTTGTTCCACTCATGAGAACCTCTGTCCCATTTGTTTCAGGATATACTGGATATGAATATAGAACATTCTTAAGCTATAACATTATAGGGGGATTAATCTGGACAGCACTCTGGCTGACGGCAGGATTCATCCTCGGAAATATTTCATGGGTTGTGGAAAATTTATTTCTTACGTTAATGATTGTCTCTTCAACTGCATTCATTCCAGCTATCATAGGTTTTGTAAAACAGTATAAAAAGAAAAAAGAGGCAATTGCCTGATCTTTTGCACCGGAAAAAAACCCGTCAGCTAAAAAAACTGGCGGGTTGCTTAATGCTTATTTTTTTAATTTTAGAATCAAATCTTCGTCCGGAGTAACGTAAACAGTCTGTTGCTGTTCGTAAATGACAAATCCAGGCTTTGCTCCCGCTGGTTTCTTCACATGGCGGACTTTGGTGAAATCGACTGGGACAGAGCTTGAATTTCGTGCTTTGCTGAAATACGCTGCAATCTGTGCTGCTTCGAGAATGGTTTCTTCTGATGGCTCTTTGCTGCGGATAACCACATGCGACCCTGGAATATCCTTTGTGTGGAGCCATATTTCATCCCGGCCAGCCACCTTGTTTGTTAAATAATCATTCTGCTTATTATTTTTTCCGACGAGTATTTCTGTATCATCAGAGGATTGGTATTTTTCAAGCAGCGGCTTTACGTTTTGCTTATTTTTATTGCCTTTTTTCTTCCGGGCACGGATATATCCACCCTCAATCAATTCTTCCCTGATCTCTTCAATATCCTTTGGCGAAGCCGCCTCCACTTGCTGCAGTAGAGAATCGAAATAGGAGACCTCAGCTTTGGCTTTTTCGATTTGTTCTTTAACTATATTCACAGAGTTCTTTGCCTTTTGATATTTAGTGAAGTATCTTTGGGCATTTTCCGACGGTGTTTTCCGTGGCTCAAGCGGTATAGTGATTGAAGCTCCGTTTTCATCATAATAATTTACAACGGTTATTTCTTTCATTCCTTTTCTTGCCATAAAGATGTTGGCGGTCAGCAGCTCTCCATATAATTGATACTCCTCAGCCTTTTTCGCATCCTCAAGTGTCATCTCGAGCTTTTTAATCTTCTTTTCATTTTTCTCTTTTTCATTAGCAATCAGCCGCTCAAGGTCATTACCCTGCTGCTTGACGCGGTCTCGTTCTGCCTTGCCAAAATAAAAGCGATCGAGCAGGCTGCTCAGGGAATCAAAGGATTTTGCTTCTCCCTTCAAGTGCTCAAGCGGAATCAAGTAAAAAGCCTCTTTATTGCTGCCATTGGTAATGGAAGGCTTGTAATGATGTTCCTTTAGCTCATTTATCACTGAAAGGAAGGCACTTGGAATCGTCGTTCGGTTGGCAAGGCCTGCTTTAAAGACGATTTCCCTCGCCAGTACAGGCGACACTCCAGCAAAATGGGCAACTAGCTGCTTATCGATTTTGCCTGCATTAAAATCAATCAACCTTAAAACATCTTCTTCCTGTGCCTCGAAAGGATTCATTTTCTCTTGTTGAGGAGGCAAGACATACTCTTGCCCTGGCATGATGGCCCTGTGCGTATTTACGGCAAATGAAACGTGCTTGATGCTGTCGAGAATCATGTTCCGGTTTTTATCGATGAGGATGATGTTGCTGTGGCGTCCCATGATTTCAACAATCAATTGTTTATAGGAAATATCACCGATCTCATTTCGGCCTTTTACTTCAAAAATGATCATCCGGTCAAGACCGGCTTGTTTGATGTCCTCAATATAGAAGCCTTCAAGATGTTTGCGCAGGAGCATGCAGAACATTGGCGGTTCATTAGGGTTATCATATTGCTCGTTAGTAATTTGGACTCGTGCGTAGCTTGGGTGAGCAGACAGCAGGAGTTTGTGATTAACTCCGTTTGCCCTCACAGCCAGGATGATCTCATTTTTATAAGGCTGGTGAATTTTATTTATACGTCCCCCTTTTAGAAGAGAGGAAAGTTCGTTAGTGATGGCTCTTGTAAACAATCCGTCAAATGACATAAGTAATACATCCTTTACTATTTATCTGAAACCTTGTCGGGACTGACCAAGGCGCTTCCGCTTTTATAGTGTCCAGCTGCGGCTCCTAACTCCTCTAGACGTTTGTCTAGTGTCGCCTCCTAGAAACTCCGAAACTTCAACTCCGCCGGCAGAAGCAAAAAGCGCTTCTTTGTCGGAGTCTCCAGATTCTGCGTTTCTGGGCAGTCGGATATACTTTTCGATTTCGGTCCTGCCAATGAAGTCAAAGAACGACTTCACTGTCAGGTCCTCCAGCGCTTGTCGGAGTTGGGCAGTCGCCTCCGCTTTTCTCTATCCAGCTCCAGCACCTAGCCCCTCGAGTCGCTTCAGTCCGCCCAATGAAGTCAAAGAACGACTTCACTGGGCGGCCTTCCAGCGCTTGTCGGGACTGACCAAGGCGCTTCCGCTTTTATATCTAACATCTTATCATTTTTTTGGACAGGGCTGAATAAGCTTTCTTTAGAGTAGGACAAACAAGGAGGAAGTGTGATGGCCCCATGAAGTTCCATGAGATGAATGAAAATGAAATAGCTAGTGCCTTAAGAACAGATTTTACAGAAGGATTGGAAGAAAAGGAAGTAAAACGCAGACGTGAACAGCATGGATATAATGCATTGGCCGAGGGGGAGAAACAATCGGCCCTGCTTTTATTCTTCAGCCAGTTCAAGGATTTCATGGTCCTGGTGCTTCTTGCAGCGACGTTGATTTCAGGCTTGCTCGGTGAAATTGTCGATGCGATTGCCATCATAGCCATTGTTCTTGTAAATGGTATCCTGGGATTTTTCCAGGAAAGGAAGGCAGAAAAATCACTTGATGCCCTCAAAGAGCTTTCTGCTCCTCAAGTCCATGCATTGCGGGATGGTGAGTGGACAAAGATTCCTTCAAAGGAAGTCGTGCCTGGCGACATCCTTAAATTCACAAGTGGGGACAGGATTGGTGCGGATATCCGCTTGATCGAGTCCAGAAGTCTGGAAATTGAAGAATCAGCCTTAACTGGCGAGTCTGTACCGGTGCAAAAAAACACAAGTCCTCTGAGGATTCCAAATCCGGGACTGGGTGATATGGAAAATATGGCATTCATGGGCACAATGATCACTAGGGGAAGTGGAACTGGTGTGGTTGTGGCTACAGGAATGAAGACCGCAATGGGCCAGATTGCTGACCTGCTGCAAACAGCTGAAGCCCAGGAAACACCACTTCAGCGCAGGCTGGAACAATTAGGGAAAATCCTGATTACTGCCGCACTATTCTTAACCTTATTGGTTGTAGGAATTGGTGTGCTCCAAGGGCATGACCTTTATACGATGTTCCTAGCTGGTGTCAGTTTGGCAGTTGCTGCCATTCCTGAAGGACTGCCGGCAATCGTTACTGTTGCGCTTTCACTTGGTGTCCAGAGAATGATCAGGAAGAATGCCATCGTCAGAAAGCTTCCTGCAGTGGAGACACTGGGATGCGCCTCTGTCATATGTTCTGACAAAACGGGTACGATGACACAAAACAAAATGACCGTGACTCATCTGTGGAGCGGGAATAAAACCTGGACTGTCGATGGAGTCGGATACTCCCCGACAGGATTGTTCTTTCACAAAGAAAAAAGCATTGACCCGCACAGTGAAAAATCACTGCAGCAGCTGCTGACATTTGGCATGCTCTGTAATCACGCGGAAATGGTGGATAAAGATGGTGAGTACACAATTGACGGTGACCCTACTGAAGGAGCGCTCCTGGTTGCCGCAATGAAAGCAGGTTACAGGAGGGAAAGCCTGCTGGAACAGTTTGAAATTGTGAATGAGTTCCCTTTCGATTCTCAGCGTAAAATGATGAGTATGATCGTGAAAGATAAAATGGACCGGAAATTTGCCGTTGTAAAAGGTGCTCCGGATGTCCTGATTGGATTAAGTGATTCGATTCTTTGGGATGAAAGACAACAGGTTCTGACAAAGGACTTGACTGCTAAAGTCCAGGGAGCTATTGATGAGCTGGCCGGCAATGCATTAAGGACAATTGCAATTGCCTTCAAGCCAATTCCACAAAACAATGTAGTCCTTCATGAAAATGAAGCAGAAAAGGACCTTGTCTTCATCGGATTACAGGGGATGATCGACCCACCGCGGCCTGAAGTGAAAACAGCTGTAAAAGAATGCCGCGATGCAGGGATAAAAACAGTGATGATTACTGGTGACCATGTCATCACCGCGAAGGCGATTGCTAGACAGTTAGGTATATTGACCAAAGATAGCAAAGTTCTCGAAGGCAAGGCATTATCAGAGATGTCTGTATCCGAACTCGAGGATATCGTCGATGATGTCTCGGTTTTTGCGAGGGTTTCGCCTGAGCATAAGCTTAAAATCGTCAAGGCATTGCAAAATAGAGGTCACATCGTAGCCATGACAGGTGATGGCGTTAATGATGCGCCAGCCATAAAAGCTGCGGATATAGGAGTCGCGATGGGGATAACGGGTACAGATGTAGCCAAAGAAGCCTCTTCACTCGTACTCCTGGATGATAACTTCGCCACTATTAAAGCAGCCATTAAAGAAGGCCGGAATATCTATGAAAATATCAGGAAATTCATCAGGTACCTTTTGGCTTCCAATGTGGGAGAAATCTTGGTCATGCTGTTCGCGATGATCCTTGGCTTGCCGCTCCCTTTAGTGCCGATTCAAATCCTTTGGGTGAACCTTGTGACGGATGGACTGCCGGCGATGGCATTGGGGCTCGATCAGCCGGAGGAGAATGTGATGAAACGTGCACCGCGCCATCCAAAGGAAGGAGTATTTGCCCGCGGATTAGGCTGGAAAGTGGTCTCAAGAGGTTTCCTGATCGGATTAGTGACATTATTTGCGTTTATGATTGTGTATAATAGAGATCCAGATAACCTGGTATATGCTCAGACGATTGCGTTTACTACACTCGTTATGGCGCAGCTGATCCACGTATTCGACTGTCGGAGCGAAAAATCGATCTTCGCCCGCAACCCATTTGAAAACAAATATTTAGTTTGGGCTGTCATTTCATCATTGGTCATGGTCCTTGCAGTTATCTATTCACCAGTATTACAGCCTATATTCCATACTGTCCCAATACTGGCGATTGATTGGTTATTAATCATTGGCTTATCGGCAGTTCCTACATTTTTGCTTGCAGGAACATTTTTTGCAAGAAAAACAAAGAGAAATATGATATAATCCGTTAGGTAATAGAGAAGGCTCTATTGCCTTTCTTTTTTTTACTTAGACTCTTTCAAAGTTTTTCTCATCCAATGCGGAGTTAATTTTATGAATTTTGATATGTTCCTGGAATCCGATAACATAAGGAAAAGGAGCAGAGTCGATCATCATGAATTTAGAGATTACATAAACAACAAGCCTGTTCCACGGGTTTACAGGAAAACTCGACTTTTTTTGAAAGAATGGATGTGTCTGAAATGGTCGTCAGTATGACTGGTTTTGGAAGGAGCAGGACTGAATCAGAGAGGTTCAGTGTCACAGTCGAGGTAAAAACGGTCAATCATCGTTTCTGTGAATTTCATATTCGCATGCCAAGGCAGCTCCTGAAAACAGAAGAAAAAATAAAAAAGAAACTCGGCGAACACATAAAAAGAGGGAGAGTCGAAGTATTTGTAACTTTGGAGGGCGAAGGCATAGTAAGTCGAAGAGTACATATTGACTGGGAAGCCCTGGACGACTTAGTCCATCACATAACTGAAATCAAGAACAGGTACAGCATAACTGGGGATATTGAGCTCAGGGATATTGTCAGTAGGGAAGAAATTCTCCAAATTGAGGATACAGAAGCTGAAAACGAAGAACTTGAACTTCTCGTCCTTTCTGCCGTCGAGGATGCAGGCAAACAGCTGCTTCAAATGCGCACGCTTGAAGGGGCAGCTCTTGAAAAGGATATATTGCAGCATATCCTGCAGCTAAAAGAAAACATTTCAAGCGTAAGCAAGCTTGCACCGGATGTCATCTTGCAGTACCGGGACAGACTTAGTAAGAAAATGGCTGAATTGATGGAAAACCAGGCAGATGAGGACAGGATTCTAACTGAGGTTGCCTTTTTTGCCGATAAAGCTGATATCAGTGAAGAAATTGCCAGGCTAGAAAGCCATGTCAGTCAATTCAAGGAAATATTGAAGGGTGAAGAGCCTCTAGGCCGGAAACTTGACTTCCTGCTTCAGGAAATGAATCGAGAGGTCAACACGATCGGCTCCAAAGCAAACGATTCTCGAATCGCCAGGGAAGTTGTCGAGATGAAAAGTCTCCTTGAAAAGGTTAAGGAACAAGTACAAAATATAGAGTAGCGTTTAGAAAGGGTCTGGAAAGGCCAAAATAAATAACTGATGATTGGGGGACCATCATGGCAATTAAGCTTATAAATATAGGCTTCGGCAACATTGTTTCAGCTAACAGGATCATATCGATCGTAAGTCCTGAATCAGCTCCTATAAAACGGATCATCCAGGACGCTCGTGACCGTGGATCATTAATAGATGCGACATATGGAAGAAGGACGAGGGCTGTCATCGTCATGGACAGCGACCATGTCATTCTCTCTGCGGTTCAGCCAGAAACGGTAGCACACCGCCTGAATGACCGTGATGATATTATCGATGAAGGGTAGGACTTTTTAATGCAGGAAAAAGGATTGTTAATTGTTCTTTCAGGTCCATCAGGAGTTGGCAAAGGAACGGTCCGGAAAGAATTATTCTCCCAGCACGATACAGCATTTGAATATTCTGTGTCTGCAACAACAAGGCTG
This portion of the Mesobacillus sp. S13 genome encodes:
- the remA gene encoding extracellular matrix/biofilm regulator RemA, encoding MAIKLINIGFGNIVSANRIISIVSPESAPIKRIIQDARDRGSLIDATYGRRTRAVIVMDSDHVILSAVQPETVAHRLNDRDDIIDEG